CTCTGCTAATCTTCCACAAAGCCTGAGCTGGAGGGACCGCTTCTGCAGGGAGAGAGCCGTTCCCTCTCCAGGGTTCATTCAGTTTTCATGCTCTCTACTGAcacagccccctagggggccAGATACGATGTAGGCACCTGTCCATTGGGGTATTTAATTGAAAAATATGTAATGCTTTTCCTATTCATTCTGCTTAACTCCTGTGCGTGTCTGGAGGACATGGAGGACCAGTTACTGGCATGGTACTGTTCTATTTTGTTCTGACTGGCTGGTCCTGATTCAGGAgttgagctgggtgaaatttttcagatgaatagtttattcactgaaaaaatgcagttttgggtccACCAAACctatttgtgaatttgggtcaaattcaggAGACAgtttcagctggaaaaaaaaatgaaaacaaaatttcccaaagtcaaaatgtttcatctcaacattttttaaatgaaacattcttTGTGTTTTGAAACAATGttttcatggaatcatagaatctcagggttggaagggacctcaggaggtatctagttcaaccccctgctcaaagcaggaccaatttccaactaaatcatcccagccagggctttgtcaagctgggccttaaaaacctcgaaggatGGAGATTCGACCATTTTATTTCTAAATGGAGTTAGattggtttttaaaaagaaaaggtaaaaatcactTGCAAACTAAATGAAAACAACatagaaaaaatgttttgggttgaacaaaataaTTAGTTTGACGtgcaacattttcttttttggtttttcCTTTCagtgacaaaaaacaaaacaaacagaaaaaaatctgtttcaggTCAACCCGTACCAGATTTTTGGGTTCAGCCACTAAACCAAAAACTCAGTTATTTGCTCACCTGTGCTCAGAAGGAAACACTGGCATGGGAAATCAGTTGTGACCAGGTTTGGGGCTATagcctgcaggatcaggccctgaccCTGAAAATCTTGCAGACTTGGGTTCTAATGAGATTTCTGGGCTGGGGATTTCGTGAGGACGGCTTTGATTGTGATGTTTATTTTTGGCCCTTATGGTTCTATTCCCAGTATTGGCCTAAATCTGGACTTAAAAAATCCTCATCCAAAGATTTTTCAATGCTCAATGAAGGTTTAATTTCAAGTTAAAAATCTCAAAATAGATGAAGGTTTGAAGTGTATGTTTGAGGAAAATTAGTGATTGGCCTGTTCCCTAATCAAAAAATGAGGTGTTTATGGCTTGGGGAGCAGGCTTGGTGGCCAGATAAGAATGAATACCGTGCTGCTATCTCTTGTGTGGTTTAGCAGTGTCACCAACTCTTGTGAATTTATTGTGcattttgtgatatttggtgtatttttaaagcaccagctcctggagtcaagagactctgcagcacggtatggggaggaggtgaccagctctctgtggggaaagaagtagttcgggaatatttagaaaagctggacgagcacaagtccatggggccggatgcactgcatccgagggtgctaaaggagttggccgatgagattgcagagccattggccattatctttgaaaaatcatggcgatcggggaaggtcccggatgactggaaaaaggctaatgtagtgcccatctttaaaaaaagggaagaaggaagatctagggaactacaggccagtcagtctcacctcagtccctggaaaaatcatggaacaggtcctcaaggaatcaattctgaaccacttaaaggaggggaaagtgatcaggaacagtcagcatggattcaccaagggcaagtcatgcctgactaacctaattgccttctatgatgagataaccggctctgtggatgaggggaaagcagtggatgtgctatttctggactttagcaaagcttttgatacagtctccgacagtattcttgccagcaagttaaagaagtatgggctggatgaatggacggtaaggtggatagaaaactggctagatggtcgggctcaacgggtagtgatcaatggttccatgtctgtttggcagccggtatcaagtggggtgccccaagggtcggtgctggggccggttttattcaatatcttcattaacgatctggaggatggtgtggactgcacccttagcaagtttgcagatgacactaaactgggaggagtggttgatatgctggagggtagggataggatacagagggacctagacaaattagaggattgggccaaaagaaacatgatgaggttcaacaaggacaagtgcagagtcctgcacttaggacggaagaatcccatgcactgctacagactagggaccgaatggctgggcagcagttctgcagaaaaggacctaggggttacggtggacgaaaagctgaatatgagtcaacagtgtgcccttgttgccaagaaggctaatggcattttgggttgtataagtaggggcatttcctgcagatcgagggatgtgatcattcccctctattcagcactggtgaggcctcatctggagtactgtgtccagttttgggccccacactacaagaaggatgtggataaattggagagagtccagcggagggcaacaaaaatgattagggggctggaacacatgacttatgaggagaggctgagggaactgagattgtttagcctgcagaagagaagaatgaggggggatttgatagctgctttcaactacctgaaagggggttccaaagaggatggatctagactgttctcagtggtagaagatgacagaacaaggagaatggtctcaagttgcagagggggaggtttaggttggatattaggaaaaactttttcactagtagggtggtgaagaactggaatgggttacctagggaggtggtggaatctccttccttagaggtttttaaggtcaggcttgacaaagccctggctgggatgatttagttgggtttggtcctgctttgagcagggggttggactagatgacttcctgaggtcccttccaaccctgagattctatgattctatgattctattatgtGAGAACCTATCATTCAAAACACAAACTTAAGTTTCCATCCCTCCTCGTAGCGGAGAAAATGTCTAAAACATAACTGGAGTGttccctaaaggctcagaaactaaaagacaaataaaaaaaccctccagatttattattttttatttgtgggGTGAGGTCTGGCTGATGATTTTCAATGTTCAGTGCTGGCAGTACTGAAGCTGGCATGAGGGAGAGGTGTCGAGATGATGGAGGGAGTCATAGTATCACTATCTTTTCTTCTCAGGTCAGCAGAAAGCAGAGgttggagctggagcagtgctgccGTAATGCCTCCGAGGGCTGGAGGCCGAGGAAGACTCTCTCTTCAACAGCCGGCACATGCAGCAAAAGCACAAATCTCACAAAGCTCGGGGGATCTCGCGATGGGTTCTAAAATCAAAGACAACAGATAAGGTTAGGGCTGGCTGCTCCCTTTCCTCTAACGCCAGGGGCAATCCAACTGCTGACAGTGCCACAGAGCTTTCCCAGCCATGGTGCCTGGTCAGTCCGCACCTGTCACATTTCACAGCCAAATAGGGAGAGCCCCTTTGCTCTGAGGGGTGGGACACAGGCCTCTTGGAGGGTGACAGAGTCTCTGAGGGAATGTACATGAACCACACGGGAAGGAAGTGAAAGAGCTGCACAGACCTGGTCAACACTGAATTTCTCCAGGGAGAAAATCCTCCCCAGGACAGAGAGCGAGATGGGAAATCAAACCCCACAGCGGCTGTGCAATGGGAATCCGATGGCCTCACAATGTGCAGCCCTGAGACTCACAGGGTCCTGGAGTGTTGGGGCGTGGGGGGAGGAGAGTGTGCTGAGAGTGGAAAGGCCAAGCAGGGCTGTGGGATGCTTCTGGCAGGATTTTTTCCTACTGAACATGGCTGGCTTCTGGGCTACCAGCAGTAAACACCTACTTAGCTCCTCAAATATCTGGTCAGCGTCTGGTGTGGCACAGAGGTCCAGGAACTCCTTGGGAATGTCAGAGTTGGCACACAGAGGGGCGGATCTGACACTGAGCTGAAGAGGATTGTCCATGAAGTCTTTCAGCTTCTTCACAGACTCCAGGGGGAATGAGAACTTTCCCACCTGCCAAAGAGAGACACATTGAAACTCACTCTGTCCATCTTCAGTCTACAGCAGTTTGAGAGTCCTAGAGCCttatgtatcatagaatcatagaatctcagggttggaagggacctcaggaggtatctagtccagccccctgctcaaagcaggaccaaacccaactaaatcatcccagccagggctttgtcaagcctgaccttaaaaacctctaaggaaggagattccaccacctccctaggtaacccattccagttcttcaccaccctactagtgaaaaagtttttcctaatgtccaacctaaacctccccctctgcaacttgagaccattactccttgttctgtcatcttctaccactgagaacagtctagatccaatgGATTAAGTCTTTCTTCCAAGAAGGCTACCTTAGTCGAAGCCCACACACTAGTCCAGATCCCAGCATAAGTCTCCATACAGCCACCTTTACCCCCATTGAGCAGTACCTTAATACACAAATAGACCCTTTATTTTCAGTGGGATACTCATGGAATGTGACACTTCTCAGCAGGAGCAATGGTGGCAGCATCTAGTCCCTGATGGGGCCAAATTACtctctgttacactggtgtaaatcacaaGTAACTCCACAATTTTGTCCATTCCCTGGATTTTACACCCCCAGCTACAGAAATCCTTGACTGTTCAGGGGCAGTTGGATAAACACTGGTGCATGCTGGAAAACCAAACTTTATACCTGTCTTTGAACCAGCTGGCACTGGGCACTGCTAAGTTCAGGCTATGAGAAGAGATGGAGCCTTGCGTTCTTCTGTTATGGAAATTCCTTTGTGCACAGAAGGAGACGGCATCCATGACAGTGCTGGGTATTTGCTCAGGTGATGTGGGACAGAAGACATGGTGATATTCTCCCACTGACTGCATCGGTCAACTTCCCAGCGTTCCTCCAATGCCGCACACACCTTTCCAGCATTCTCCTCCACTTGCCTTGGCCACCATCCCACCCACATCCCCAGCACTTCCAGCTTCCAGAGAAGCGCAGCTATTTCAGCTCGGCTGAATGAAGCACAAGTCCAGTGATTGCAGAGTGAGTCAGCAAAGCAGCTGCCATTAGCATCTCCTGGCCCTCCGACCCCTTTTTCTAATGAATTGACCTATGTTCTCCGGGAGCCTGAACTTTACAGGTTATCATCGTTGTGTTAGGAGAAGCCAGGTTCAGGATTGCCACCTGCTGCCATTTATTTACAATAGTTTCCCTTCACTTCCTGGCTGCTGTTTGCAAAGCATTAAAGACGGTGTGGAGTTATGGCAGCTTGTTACTAGCATTGCTCTACTGGCTGATTCTCTGCCGCACACTGAATAAacacattttacttttattttttctgGAGATAACAATATTGACTTACATGTACATGTTGCATCTTTCAGTGAGAGGCATTTCAAAGCACTCTTCCCCTCTGTGGCCTATATTTCAACCTTGACAACTGTGTATCATCTCTATCTAATCTGCCTATCTGTCTATTTTTTATGTTTATATTATGTCTCTCCCTTATTGTGGAGGTCTATAAAAGGGctgttgatacattggagagggttcagagaagggccatgagaatgattaaagggttggaaaacctgcctttcGTAATAGACTCAAGAGGCTCCATTTATTTAGTTTtaacagagagaaggttaaggggcggCTTGTTCCTAGTCTATCCATAGCTATACGGGgtacaaatgtttaacagtgggctcttcaatctatccGAGAAAGGTctgacacaatccaatggctggaagttgaagccagacaaattcagactggaaataagacagacatttttaacagtgagggaaattagccattggaacaatttaccaagggtcattgtagattctccatcactggtcaTTTCAatgtcaagactggatgtttttcttagAGGTCTGCCCTAGTTTggacaggaattatttcagggcagTTCTGTGtcctgtgttttacaggaggtcagactagatgatcacaatagtcccttctgggcGTGGAATTGTGGCATGCTTTAATTCCACCCTAGagatggttgcatttcagtgtaaAGTGAGGTGATTCCTATGTCTCTGTGGTGACATTTACCCTGACCAGAGGGAAAGAAAGCTCTCAAACCAAGGGGTGACAGTGATGTATAGGGCCTATGCTGCCCTGGTGCAGATGGCTGAATGTCACCCATAGTGTTTGTGTGGCTTTGTGATCATTTGGATAGAAAGGTGCTATATACCAGTGTAAGATTAGTTGTACTCAGGACAATAAACATTTATAGAACCCCAGCCTCTAGAATGTGCCTGAGGAGTTCAGGGAGAGGAGACTCCTATGGAGCATCTCTCGTGGAACCTACTTCTCTTTGCCGAACAGACCCCAGCAGGAAGGAGTAGGATCGGGGAGGTGGATGAGATCCACCCTCTGCCCGTCTACTGTCCATCTGAGAGGATGCCTCCAGGCTTGAGGAACTGCCGACAGGTACCCGAGCAGAGGAGTCACACCATAGCCACACAAGCCTGAGCAGGCCTCACAGATCCCTTGTGTGAGCCAATGTAACCAGGCCTACCGAACCATGGTGGTTCCACGATGCACCACAATGTGCCA
This window of the Mauremys mutica isolate MM-2020 ecotype Southern chromosome 21, ASM2049712v1, whole genome shotgun sequence genome carries:
- the LOC123354237 gene encoding guanylin-like; translated protein: MKALPAAVLCLCTLAAFSDCVTVQVGKFSFPLESVKKLKDFMDNPLQLSVRSAPLCANSDIPKEFLDLCATPDADQIFEELKPIARSPELCEICAFAACAGC